The following coding sequences lie in one Bacteroides helcogenes P 36-108 genomic window:
- a CDS encoding M60 family metallopeptidase: MKTMTQILSYLLFLLSLSCWFSCSEEKDPAIKPEFLIAESDLVHDFQKEQANISIPVKTNLNSGEWSVESSSNWCLATTSQTTSQSSITIVVKANEEPDVRSADVTVKTPTGDYTIRINQLGYGKAVLLKKSASQMDAGGGQLTVTVTANVEYDIQMPKDQEWITQEAATKALVDYDHAFRISPNKTFESRTAQISFIAKQDPEVKAICTIVQAALSIGTDDVEATGDILIKPTGGTASENQPGQGIEHCFDGIFGGTPYHSIWGKPAQFPVTLEFTFDGKEEIDYFIYHTRAGNGNFGEVDVFTATEAEPEYKLYGSFDFKKQNAPSKVIFNTPLKNATKIKFSVKSGAGDFVSCDEMQFFKNNVDDKLKKQLLGIFTDASCSELKEGITDEQINSLPPYFAQIGSYLKNDKYDAWEKKFRIQSYQPYSDVEIWAEKLMTKRYSNLDNPTGIYAEAGDSILVLVGDTHGQSISIQLIPDVEAGGDTYFLHEGVNKIGIRRKGMLFVMYNTDLLSPSAQPVRIHIPLQNGTVNGFFDLKEDKTDETYAELLKKATYKYFCVRGEKIMFYFHLNKMREYLPNNILSAIHLWDNIIGWQQELMGIDDVRPSQVNNHIFAISPEEGYMWASDYRIAFVYTYLNNILLYDNVMAAKDNAWGPAHEIGHIHQRAINWPSSTESSNNLFSNYILYKLGKYCSRGSELSALATARCINGNAWYNMGNSTHQNEDTELHMRMNWQLWNYYHRCGYKPDFWQKLFKLLRENRISESNPGAGQLLFARMACQAANENLTEFFGRWGFFEPVNNVTIEQYGNWNYNVTPAMIADTKAFMSRFPAPRHAFYYLEDRKNGDVGIDNYKVGDVGHYSQFKNNQKISKTPKYSRSGQHISISNGEEAVAFEVMKGDKLLFFSNFLSFEVPSSIKLEGCDIYAVQADGKRKQAIAE, from the coding sequence ATGAAAACTATGACTCAAATACTTTCTTATCTTCTATTCCTGTTATCCCTATCTTGTTGGTTCTCGTGCTCCGAAGAAAAGGATCCGGCTATAAAACCGGAATTCCTCATTGCGGAAAGTGATTTAGTGCACGATTTCCAGAAAGAGCAAGCCAACATTTCAATCCCTGTGAAGACCAATCTGAACTCCGGTGAATGGAGCGTAGAAAGCAGCAGTAACTGGTGTCTTGCCACCACATCCCAGACCACTTCACAGTCCTCCATCACCATCGTGGTAAAAGCAAATGAAGAACCCGATGTCAGAAGCGCCGACGTGACTGTAAAAACTCCCACAGGAGATTATACGATACGGATAAACCAACTGGGATATGGAAAAGCCGTTCTGCTAAAAAAATCCGCATCCCAAATGGACGCCGGAGGCGGACAATTGACCGTTACGGTCACAGCCAACGTGGAATACGACATACAGATGCCCAAAGATCAGGAATGGATAACTCAGGAAGCTGCTACAAAGGCTCTGGTAGATTATGATCATGCATTTCGCATATCGCCCAATAAAACTTTTGAGAGTCGAACGGCTCAAATCAGCTTCATAGCCAAACAAGACCCCGAAGTCAAAGCTATCTGTACAATTGTACAAGCTGCTCTGAGCATCGGTACAGACGATGTAGAGGCCACAGGTGATATTCTGATAAAGCCCACCGGAGGAACCGCCAGCGAAAACCAGCCCGGCCAGGGAATAGAGCATTGCTTTGACGGCATATTCGGCGGTACTCCCTACCATTCTATCTGGGGAAAGCCAGCCCAATTCCCTGTCACGTTGGAATTCACTTTCGACGGTAAGGAAGAAATAGACTACTTCATCTATCATACCCGTGCTGGGAACGGCAACTTCGGCGAAGTGGACGTTTTCACCGCTACCGAAGCAGAGCCTGAATACAAACTGTACGGTTCTTTCGATTTCAAGAAACAGAATGCACCTTCCAAGGTCATCTTCAATACTCCTTTGAAGAACGCCACTAAAATAAAATTCTCGGTAAAGAGTGGAGCAGGTGACTTTGTGAGTTGCGATGAAATGCAGTTCTTTAAAAACAACGTTGACGACAAACTGAAGAAACAGCTCCTTGGCATATTCACGGACGCTTCCTGTTCCGAACTGAAAGAGGGAATCACAGACGAGCAAATCAACAGTCTTCCTCCTTATTTTGCCCAGATAGGAAGCTATCTGAAAAATGACAAGTATGACGCGTGGGAAAAGAAATTCCGCATTCAGAGTTATCAGCCTTACAGTGACGTAGAAATATGGGCGGAAAAGCTCATGACCAAGCGATACAGCAACCTTGACAACCCCACCGGCATCTATGCCGAAGCAGGCGATTCCATTCTTGTACTGGTAGGCGACACTCACGGACAATCCATATCCATACAGCTCATTCCCGATGTAGAGGCCGGAGGTGACACCTACTTCCTGCATGAAGGAGTAAACAAAATCGGCATCCGGAGAAAGGGCATGCTGTTCGTCATGTACAACACCGACTTACTTTCCCCCTCGGCCCAGCCCGTACGCATCCATATCCCCCTGCAGAATGGAACAGTCAACGGCTTCTTCGATCTTAAAGAAGACAAGACCGACGAGACTTATGCCGAACTGCTAAAAAAAGCAACCTACAAATACTTCTGTGTACGCGGTGAAAAAATCATGTTCTATTTTCACTTGAACAAAATGCGAGAATATCTGCCCAACAATATTCTGTCCGCCATCCATCTTTGGGATAATATCATAGGCTGGCAGCAAGAACTTATGGGCATTGACGATGTGCGCCCTTCACAGGTAAACAACCACATTTTCGCCATCTCACCCGAAGAGGGCTATATGTGGGCTTCTGATTATCGAATAGCATTCGTATATACCTATCTGAATAATATCCTTCTTTACGACAACGTGATGGCCGCCAAAGACAATGCCTGGGGGCCTGCGCATGAAATCGGGCATATCCACCAGCGTGCCATCAACTGGCCGAGCTCTACCGAATCCTCAAACAACCTGTTCTCCAACTACATTCTCTACAAGCTGGGGAAGTATTGCTCGCGCGGCTCTGAACTGAGCGCACTCGCCACCGCCCGCTGCATCAATGGAAACGCCTGGTACAATATGGGGAATTCCACCCATCAGAATGAAGACACCGAGCTTCACATGCGCATGAACTGGCAATTGTGGAACTACTATCACCGATGCGGCTACAAACCAGATTTCTGGCAGAAACTGTTCAAGCTCCTACGCGAGAATCGGATCTCAGAGAGCAATCCCGGAGCCGGACAACTGTTGTTTGCCAGAATGGCCTGCCAGGCTGCCAACGAGAACCTGACCGAATTCTTCGGACGCTGGGGCTTCTTTGAACCGGTAAACAACGTTACAATAGAGCAGTACGGCAATTGGAACTACAATGTGACCCCCGCCATGATCGCTGACACCAAAGCCTTTATGTCCCGTTTTCCTGCACCCCGGCATGCTTTCTATTACTTGGAAGACCGCAAGAACGGAGATGTAGGAATAGACAACTATAAGGTGGGTGATGTAGGGCACTATTCGCAGTTCAAAAACAATCAGAAAATCAGTAAGACTCCCAAATACAGCCGTTCGGGGCAACACATCTCCATCAGCAACGGTGAAGAAGCGGTTGCCTTCGAAGTGATGAAGGGAGACAAGCTCCTGTTCTTCTCCAACTTCTTGTCCTTTGAAGTGCCCTCCTCCATAAAACTGGAAGGTTGTGACATTTACGCCGTACAAGCTGATGGCAAGCGCAAACAAGCCATAGCAGAATAA
- a CDS encoding nitroreductase family protein: protein MKTLRETICGIGLCSLIGITIFVATACTPAAQKVTDDCTADSKNAVIETIMTRRSIRQYKPQAVNRDTMQIILECGINAPNGQNKQSWAVRVVDNPDFLNGVSEVFKQKNPKAAEAPGFRNMFRNAPTVVFIGNDTSYDCSQIDCGLLGENMVLSAWSMGIGSCCLASPTRFMTDTPEAAEYLKKLDFPEGYNLLYCIAFGYPDEAPAAKPRIKEKVQFIE, encoded by the coding sequence ATGAAAACATTAAGAGAAACCATCTGCGGCATCGGCCTATGTAGCCTCATCGGCATCACGATTTTTGTGGCAACCGCCTGCACCCCGGCAGCCCAAAAGGTAACTGACGACTGTACGGCAGACAGCAAGAATGCAGTCATTGAAACCATCATGACGCGCCGCAGCATCCGCCAGTACAAACCACAAGCGGTGAACCGCGACACGATGCAAATCATTCTGGAATGTGGCATCAATGCCCCCAACGGACAAAACAAACAATCTTGGGCCGTGCGTGTGGTGGACAATCCTGATTTCTTGAACGGAGTGAGCGAGGTGTTCAAACAAAAGAATCCGAAAGCGGCAGAAGCCCCCGGCTTCAGGAACATGTTCCGCAATGCGCCCACGGTGGTATTCATCGGCAACGACACCTCTTATGACTGTTCGCAAATAGACTGCGGACTGTTGGGCGAGAACATGGTGCTGTCCGCCTGGTCTATGGGCATCGGCTCTTGCTGCTTGGCAAGCCCCACACGCTTCATGACCGACACACCCGAAGCCGCAGAGTACCTGAAGAAGCTGGATTTCCCGGAAGGATACAACCTGCTTTACTGCATCGCCTTCGGCTATCCTGACGAAGCGCCTGCCGCCAAACCAAGAATCAAAGAGAAAGTGCAGTTCATAGAATAG
- the pckA gene encoding phosphoenolpyruvate carboxykinase (ATP) — translation MANLDLSKYGIKDVKEIFHNPSYDVLFAEETKPGLEGFEKGQVTELGAVNVMTGIYTGRSPKDKFFVMNEASKDSVWWTSEEYKNDNKPCSEAAWADLKAKAVKELSGKRLFVVDTFCGANEGTRMKVRFIMEVAWQAHFVTNMFIRPTAEELANYGEPDFVSFNASKAKVDNYKELGLNSETATVFNLKTNEQVILNTWYGGEMKKGMFSIMNYKNPLRGIASMHCSANTNMEGTDSAIFFGLSGTGKTTLSTDPKRKLIGDDEHGWDDEGVFNYEGGCYAKVINLDKESEPDIYAAIKRDALLENVTVAADGKIDFADKSVTENTRVSYPIYHIENIVKPVSKGPHAHQVIFLSADAFGVLPPVSILNPEQAQYYFLSGFTAKLAGTERGITEPTPTFSACFGAAFLSLHPTKYAEELVKKMNKVGAKAYLVNTGWNGTGKRISIRDTRGIIDAILDGSIDKAPTKVIPYFDFVVPTALPGVDPKILDPRDTYDCACKWEEKAKDLAARFIKNFAKFTGNEAGKALVAAGPKL, via the coding sequence ATGGCAAATTTAGATTTAAGCAAGTACGGTATCAAAGACGTGAAGGAAATTTTCCACAACCCGTCTTATGATGTATTGTTCGCCGAAGAGACCAAACCGGGTCTGGAAGGCTTCGAAAAAGGTCAAGTAACTGAACTGGGTGCTGTGAACGTAATGACAGGTATCTACACCGGACGTTCTCCTAAAGATAAATTCTTCGTTATGAATGAAGCCAGCAAAGACTCTGTATGGTGGACTTCTGAAGAATACAAGAATGACAACAAGCCTTGCTCTGAAGCAGCTTGGGCCGACCTGAAGGCTAAAGCCGTTAAGGAATTGAGCGGCAAACGCCTGTTTGTTGTAGATACTTTCTGCGGTGCTAACGAAGGAACTCGTATGAAAGTACGTTTCATCATGGAAGTAGCATGGCAGGCTCACTTCGTAACTAACATGTTCATCCGCCCGACTGCCGAAGAACTTGCCAACTACGGAGAACCCGATTTCGTATCATTCAACGCTTCCAAAGCAAAAGTTGACAACTACAAGGAACTGGGTCTGAACTCTGAGACAGCTACTGTATTCAACCTGAAGACCAACGAACAAGTTATCCTGAACACTTGGTATGGTGGTGAAATGAAGAAAGGTATGTTCTCTATCATGAACTACAAGAACCCTCTTCGCGGCATCGCTTCCATGCACTGTTCTGCCAATACCAACATGGAAGGTACTGACTCTGCAATCTTCTTCGGTCTGTCCGGTACAGGTAAGACTACCTTGTCAACCGACCCGAAACGTAAGTTGATCGGTGATGACGAGCACGGATGGGATGACGAAGGCGTATTCAACTATGAAGGTGGTTGCTATGCCAAGGTTATCAATCTGGATAAAGAAAGCGAACCCGATATCTACGCTGCCATCAAGCGTGACGCCCTGTTGGAGAACGTAACGGTTGCTGCCGACGGCAAGATTGACTTCGCAGACAAGAGCGTTACAGAAAACACTCGTGTTTCTTATCCTATCTACCACATCGAGAACATCGTTAAGCCTGTATCCAAAGGCCCTCACGCACACCAAGTAATCTTCCTGTCTGCTGATGCCTTCGGTGTATTGCCTCCGGTATCTATCCTGAACCCCGAACAGGCTCAGTATTACTTCCTGTCCGGTTTCACCGCTAAGTTGGCAGGTACAGAACGTGGTATCACTGAACCGACTCCTACATTCTCCGCTTGCTTCGGTGCAGCTTTCTTGAGCTTGCATCCTACTAAATACGCAGAAGAATTGGTTAAGAAGATGAACAAGGTTGGTGCTAAGGCATACTTGGTAAATACAGGCTGGAACGGTACAGGCAAGCGTATCTCTATCCGCGACACTCGTGGCATCATCGACGCTATCCTTGACGGTTCTATCGACAAGGCTCCGACTAAGGTTATCCCTTACTTCGATTTCGTTGTTCCGACTGCATTGCCGGGTGTTGATCCGAAGATCCTTGATCCTCGCGACACTTATGACTGTGCTTGCAAGTGGGAAGAAAAAGCCAAAGACCTGGCTGCCCGCTTCATCAAGAACTTCGCTAAGTTCACAGGCAACGAAGCCGGTAAAGCTTTGGTTGCTGCCGGTCCGAAACTCTAA
- the upp gene encoding uracil phosphoribosyltransferase: MKIINLAETTSVLNQYVAEIRDVAVQGDRMRFRRNIERIGEMMAYEMSKGLTYSVKQVRTPLGIASVNTPDDDIVIATVFRAGLPLHTGFLNVFDRAGNAFVSAYRYYKDKECRTVDVHIEYIATPDLSRKTLLLVDPMLATGESMELAWKAFLTKGTPAKLQIACVIASRQGVEHLEKLFPGDDVTLWCAAIDPEMNEHSYIVPGLGDAGDLAYGDKI, encoded by the coding sequence ATGAAGATTATTAATTTAGCTGAGACAACTTCTGTCTTGAACCAGTATGTGGCCGAGATTCGTGATGTGGCAGTACAAGGCGACCGGATGCGTTTCCGCCGTAATATTGAACGCATCGGAGAGATGATGGCGTATGAAATGAGCAAAGGATTGACCTATTCCGTCAAGCAAGTGCGAACTCCGCTGGGGATAGCCTCGGTCAATACTCCTGATGATGACATTGTGATAGCAACCGTTTTCCGTGCCGGATTACCCCTGCATACGGGTTTCCTGAACGTGTTCGACCGTGCCGGCAATGCTTTTGTGTCTGCCTACCGTTATTATAAGGACAAAGAATGCCGCACGGTAGATGTACATATTGAATATATAGCTACTCCGGATCTATCGAGGAAAACTTTATTGCTGGTGGATCCGATGCTTGCCACGGGCGAAAGTATGGAACTTGCCTGGAAAGCATTCCTCACCAAAGGTACACCTGCCAAGTTGCAGATTGCCTGTGTTATTGCCAGCCGGCAAGGGGTGGAGCACTTGGAAAAATTGTTCCCCGGCGATGATGTGACTTTGTGGTGTGCTGCCATTGATCCGGAGATGAACGAACATTCCTATATTGTTCCTGGTTTGGGGGATGCGGGCGATCTGGCGTATGGGGATAAGATTTAA
- a CDS encoding MBOAT family O-acyltransferase, with amino-acid sequence MSFISLDFVLLFSFTFILYHTVVPKYKKAILLAASFIFIGFHHIVFLFTALFISFATFLLGRWIDLTKDEKRTKSIYFSGVCFLVVSWLAFRYAGQLIDHHFLFPLGISFYTFQAISYLTEIYWQEEKPENSLIDFLIYMLFFMKFLSGPIERAGDMLPQLKSKKETDYESMVYGMKLIAVGLVKKLILADYIGSYIDEIFSSIHTASGIQLLMAALLYPIELYADFSGYTDIALGGARMLGFRLSPNFDRPFIAQTTADFWRRWHMSLSFWVRDYLYLPLSATLRNWGQWGVFLSLTLTFAALGAWHGAGWTFIIYGLIQGIIIFYETKTTPFRNKIRRWIGNPLFSTLSVLRTYLLFAFSLIFFRADSVSDALYYIGNISFNVHKSWKEINIGIPDHNCIVAGSALILILTYEYFMGQKDLLTALEKQSVTVRWSIYFLMAILFFTLGQFSSDSFIYLQF; translated from the coding sequence ATGTCATTCATTTCTCTGGACTTTGTCTTACTATTCTCATTCACTTTCATCCTGTACCACACGGTTGTACCCAAATACAAGAAAGCAATACTGCTGGCTGCCAGTTTTATTTTTATAGGGTTCCATCACATTGTTTTCCTGTTTACAGCCCTTTTTATCTCATTCGCCACTTTCTTGCTCGGCAGATGGATAGATCTGACTAAAGATGAAAAGAGAACAAAAAGTATTTATTTTTCAGGTGTGTGTTTTTTAGTTGTAAGCTGGCTGGCATTCCGATATGCCGGTCAGCTTATCGACCATCACTTTTTGTTTCCTTTAGGTATTTCATTCTACACCTTTCAAGCCATCTCCTATCTGACGGAAATCTATTGGCAAGAAGAAAAACCGGAAAACAGCCTAATCGATTTTCTGATATATATGCTCTTTTTCATGAAGTTTCTGTCAGGGCCTATCGAAAGGGCTGGTGACATGCTTCCACAACTTAAATCAAAGAAAGAGACTGATTATGAGTCCATGGTTTATGGTATGAAACTGATAGCAGTGGGGTTAGTCAAAAAACTGATACTTGCAGACTATATCGGCTCTTACATAGATGAAATATTCAGTTCCATACACACAGCATCGGGAATACAATTACTGATGGCTGCCCTCCTTTATCCTATAGAATTATATGCCGATTTTTCCGGATATACCGACATTGCTTTGGGGGGCGCCCGCATGCTGGGCTTTAGGCTCAGTCCCAACTTCGACCGACCGTTCATAGCACAGACTACCGCTGACTTTTGGAGGAGATGGCACATGTCTCTTTCATTCTGGGTAAGAGACTACTTGTACCTCCCCCTATCTGCCACCCTCCGCAATTGGGGGCAATGGGGAGTTTTTCTGAGCCTTACATTGACATTTGCCGCATTGGGGGCATGGCACGGCGCTGGATGGACTTTCATCATCTATGGACTAATTCAGGGAATAATCATCTTTTATGAGACGAAAACCACGCCTTTCCGTAATAAGATAAGAAGGTGGATAGGAAATCCGCTATTTTCCACATTGTCCGTACTGAGAACCTATCTTCTTTTCGCTTTCTCCCTGATTTTCTTCCGAGCAGATTCTGTCTCAGACGCACTCTATTATATAGGGAACATCTCATTCAATGTCCACAAAAGTTGGAAAGAGATAAATATAGGAATACCGGATCATAATTGCATCGTAGCAGGAAGCGCCCTCATACTTATTCTGACCTATGAGTACTTCATGGGCCAAAAAGATCTGCTGACTGCCTTGGAAAAGCAATCTGTAACAGTCAGATGGAGTATCTATTTTCTAATGGCTATCTTATTCTTCACATTAGGGCAATTCAGTTCGGACAGTTTCATCTATTTACAATTCTAA
- a CDS encoding acyl carrier protein, with protein MQKIILDELNLIFQEVLKREDISLTNETTAQDVEGWDSLTNMQLINKIEKQFNVRFTFRDIVRLKNVGDICNSISIKVQ; from the coding sequence ATGCAGAAGATTATTTTAGATGAACTAAACTTGATTTTTCAGGAGGTTTTAAAAAGGGAAGATATTTCACTCACCAATGAAACTACTGCCCAAGATGTGGAAGGATGGGATTCTTTGACCAATATGCAACTGATAAACAAGATAGAGAAACAATTCAATGTACGCTTTACTTTCAGAGATATCGTCCGGCTCAAAAATGTAGGGGATATATGTAATTCAATCTCAATAAAAGTTCAATAA
- a CDS encoding amino acid adenylation domain-containing protein → MKENQNDLINDIAKAFGKYAPKHAFVIDDIAYTYEQLSATVCRIAARINDKKEKIVGIVAENKLETYASILAVLISGRTYVILHPAYPKQRNKKIAEVADIHLVLYSEDIHILNLDTRDVELICTSNLPQPSPTFFPHIHTEENENAYIIFTSGSTGEPKGVPISRSNLNAFYAAYSRLGWILNENDRMLQMFELTFDVSIVSYLYPLTLGACIYTISPDGVKYINVAEVLEKYSLTFATVAPSLLRLLRPYFSEINLPELKYLVVTAEASEVELLSAFRKCAPNASFVNLYGPTEGTIYCTAYPIPMVSCKHHNGMIAIGKPFDGVNTLIMSDDSHLLSPGETGELWISGKQVMKSYWNSPQKSKESLVETADGKIYYKTGDLCRMDSDGDIIYCGRKDSQIKIQGFRVELSEIEHVVKNFFKGECKAVVIPKYTENSHCELHLIIERVHYNKQQLEEYMSSRLPFYMIPKQIHCLEQFPLNTNSKTDIKKIKELI, encoded by the coding sequence ATGAAAGAGAATCAGAATGATTTGATAAACGACATTGCAAAAGCCTTTGGGAAGTATGCCCCAAAGCATGCATTCGTTATTGACGATATCGCCTACACCTACGAACAATTGTCGGCAACCGTTTGCAGGATAGCTGCCCGGATAAACGACAAAAAAGAGAAAATCGTAGGAATTGTGGCAGAAAACAAACTGGAAACGTATGCCTCCATACTGGCAGTATTGATTAGCGGAAGAACCTATGTCATTCTGCATCCGGCCTATCCCAAACAAAGAAACAAGAAAATAGCTGAAGTAGCTGACATACATCTGGTTCTATACTCTGAAGATATACACATCCTGAATCTTGATACTCGGGATGTAGAACTTATATGTACTTCAAACTTGCCACAGCCGTCTCCCACTTTCTTTCCGCATATCCATACGGAAGAAAATGAAAACGCATACATCATCTTCACTTCGGGCAGCACAGGAGAGCCTAAAGGAGTCCCTATTTCCCGCAGTAACCTGAATGCCTTCTATGCAGCATACAGTCGTCTTGGCTGGATATTGAATGAAAATGACCGAATGCTGCAAATGTTCGAGCTTACTTTCGACGTATCCATCGTATCATATCTATATCCGCTAACTTTGGGAGCATGCATATACACCATCTCTCCGGATGGAGTGAAATATATCAATGTTGCCGAAGTTTTGGAAAAGTATAGCCTCACCTTCGCAACCGTAGCACCTTCACTACTCCGGTTATTACGCCCCTATTTCTCAGAAATAAATTTACCCGAACTTAAATATCTTGTAGTTACCGCCGAGGCATCAGAAGTAGAACTGCTGTCAGCATTCCGAAAATGCGCCCCTAATGCCTCATTTGTAAATTTATACGGTCCCACGGAAGGAACCATATATTGTACTGCCTACCCAATACCTATGGTCTCCTGCAAGCACCACAATGGAATGATTGCCATCGGAAAGCCTTTTGATGGAGTAAACACGCTGATTATGAGTGATGACTCGCACCTTCTCTCTCCCGGTGAAACCGGAGAGCTATGGATCAGCGGCAAACAAGTGATGAAAAGTTACTGGAATTCTCCCCAAAAAAGCAAAGAATCTCTTGTCGAAACAGCCGATGGGAAAATCTACTATAAAACCGGCGATCTCTGCCGCATGGATTCCGATGGAGATATTATCTATTGCGGACGTAAAGATTCTCAAATAAAAATCCAAGGATTCCGCGTCGAACTGAGCGAGATAGAACATGTAGTGAAAAACTTCTTCAAAGGTGAATGCAAAGCAGTTGTCATTCCAAAATATACTGAAAATTCTCATTGCGAACTGCATTTGATTATAGAAAGAGTGCATTATAACAAACAACAGTTGGAGGAATACATGAGCAGCAGATTACCTTTCTATATGATTCCAAAACAGATACATTGCCTGGAACAATTTCCTTTGAATACCAACAGCAAAACAGATATAAAGAAGATAAAAGAATTAATTTAA